In Balaenoptera musculus isolate JJ_BM4_2016_0621 chromosome 19, mBalMus1.pri.v3, whole genome shotgun sequence, one genomic interval encodes:
- the GEMIN7 gene encoding gem-associated protein 7, whose protein sequence is MQTPLTIPVPVLRLPRGPDGLSRGFAPDGRRAPLKPEVPEIPESQESRESQEQRARAALRERYLRSLLAMVGRQVSFTLHEGVHVTAHFGATDLDVANFYVSQLQTPIGVQAEALLRCSDIISYTFKP, encoded by the coding sequence ATGCAGACTCCACTGACCATTCCTGTGCCTGTGCTCCGGCTCCCCCGGGGCCCTGATGGCTTGAGCCGAGGCTTTGCCCCCGACGGACGCAGAGCCCCCCTGAAACCGGAGGTTCCTGAAATCCCGGAGTCTCAAGAATCTCGGGAATCCCAGGAACAGCGGGCCCGAGCCGCCCTTCGGGAGCGCTACCTCCGCAGCCTGCTGGCCATGGTGGGGCGCCAGGTGAGCTTCACGTTGCACGAGGGTGTGCATGTGACCGCCCACTTCGGAGCCACTGACCTGGACGTGGCCAACTTCTACGTGTCGCAGCTGCAGACTCCGATAGGCGTGCAGGCTGAGGCGCTGCTCCGGTGTAGTGACATTATCTCATACACCTTCAAACCATAA